A stretch of DNA from Opitutales bacterium:
TACCATACTCATTTTTATATGTGCTTACTAAGTCTGTATCGAGTTTGAAGGCTACCCCAAAGGCCTTCATGGCATCCGCAGCACTATCTGAATAAAGCTGATAGCCAAGAGATTCTGCCTCCATGGCTTCCTTGATCTTCTCCGGGCGATCAGGACTTAACGCGATCACCTGAAAGCCCATACCGTCGATCGTGTCTTTGAGCTTTTGGACATCAGCTAGATGACGATTACAGTAGGGACACCAGCCTCCTCTATAGAAGATAAGCATCGTAGGCTTTTCACTCGTGATCTCACTGAGGCTCAGACTCTCACCTGAGAAACTGCGCACAGAGACATCCGGAACAGTATCTCCGATTGCAAGCGGTCGCGCAGCGGAGGCATCATTTGGCACAGCAGCGTGTGCCGAGAAGGTAGAAAGAGTGGCGAGAATGAGTAAAACGGTCTTCATGCGTCTTGGGATGTTTTGTTTGAAGATTTATTCCAGACTACATTTTCTGCTCAAAAACGCTCGCCCCCTAGCCCGGAACGTCTTTGGTCATCAGGCAGATGAGTCTTATCTTTCCCGAACACTACGAAGTGGGCCCATTCTTCGATGAGATGTTTGAGCAAGATGGTAGCATCCGGATGCACTATCGTGCTTTTGCCGATCGCCTGAATGCCCTCGCACCCGATGATTTCAAACGCCGCCGCGAAGCGATTGATGCCATGTTTCTCCAACAGGGTGTCACCTTCACCACCTACAATGATAACGCAGAAGGCACCGAACGCATTTTTCCTTTCGACATGGTGCCGCGTATCATACCCGGGAACGAATGGAATGTGCTAGAGCGTGGACTCAAACAACGCATCACAGCGCTCAATCTTTTTTTGCACGACATCTATCACGACCAGAAGATCGTCAAAGATGGTGTCATTCCTCCACAATACATCTTATCTGCACGTCATTTTCGGCGAGAATTTGCCGGCTTTAACGTACCCAAGGATATCTACATCCACATCTGCGGCACGGATTTGATACGTGACGACAAAGGCGAATACCTTGTCTTAGAGGATAATTGCCGCTGCCCTTCCGGTGTGTCTTACATGCTCGAGAACCGTGCGGCGATGAAGCGAGTGTTTCCAAATTTCTTTCCGCGAGCTGGTGTAAGGCCGGTAGAGAAATACCCCGATGCGCTCCTCAAAACACTTCAATACATCACACCTGTTGAGAAGGATAACCCAACCTGTGTTGTGCTCACGCCGGGCGTCTATAACAGCGCGTATTTTGAACACTGTTTTTTAGCGCGACAGATGGGTATCGAAATCGTTGAAGGTGCAGACCTGGTTGTGCGAGACTTTAAAGTCTATATGCGCACCACTGATGGGCTGAAGCAAGTAGACGTCATTTACCGCCGAATCGATGACGATTTTATAGACCCCAGCGTCTTTCGGCCTGACTCACTCCTCGGCGTCCCGGGATTAGTCAACGCGGTCCGCGCAGGCAACGTCGCACTTGCAAACTCTATCGGCACCGGCGTCGCAGATGACAAGGTCGTCTACTACTTCGTGCCGCACATGATTAAGTATTACCTCGACGAGGAACCCATACTGAAAAACGTCGAGACCTTCCTGCCCTCAGAGCCAGACGATTTCAAATTCATCATAGAAAACACCGAAAAATTGGTCATCAAATCCGCAAATGAAGCCGGGGGTTATGGCATGCTGATCGGGCCGAAAGAAACCAAGGAAAAAGTGGATCAATTCCGTGAAATGGTAAAAAGGGAACCGCGTAATTTCATCGCCCAACACCCCATCTCACTTTCCCGACATCCGACATTCACCGACGAAGAGGGATTCGGCGGACGCCATATCGATCTCCGCCCCTACATCCTGTATGGGGAAGATATTTCTATCATACCGGGCGGCCTCACGCGCGTTGCATTGCGCAAAGGTTCACTTGTGGTGAACTCGTCTCAAGGCGGTGGCTCTAAAGATACCTGGGTGCTCCACCCAAATACCTAATCTAACTCTAATCCGACCGCTTACTCATGCTTTCACGCGTAGCAGATTCCCTTTTCTGGATGAGCCGATACATCGAACGAGCCGACAACCTCGCGCGCATTCTCGATGTAAATGTTCAAATCCTCCTCGACTTCGCCCAGCTAGACGATGCGCATATTAAAGAACACTGGGACCCCATATTACGCTCAGTGGGCCGCCTGGAGCAGTTTGAAGAGCAATACGACCACGCAAATAGCCATACTGTCACAGAGTTTCTAACATTCTCTCGAGACAATCCCGAGTCGGTCGTTTCCTGTCTCTGTTCCGCACGGGAAAACGCACGAATGATTCGAGACCAAATCTCTTCCGAACTCTGGGAGGCCATCAATGAGATGTATATCTTTCTTCGATCGGCTTCCGCGATGCAGGTTTGGGAGCAAGGGGCTTATGCCTTTTACAGCCGCATCATGCGTGAATCCTATTTGGTTCAAGGCCTGATGGCCGCAACGTTCCCACAGGATGTGAGAAATAACTTTTTCGTCCTTGGACGCTTCCTTGAACGTGCCTTTAAGGTCACGCAGATTCTCGATACCAAATACCACATCTTGCTACCCCAAGTTTCTGATGTTGGGGGTGCCGTGGATACGGTTCAATGGGGCGCGGTTCTTAAATCCTGCAGCGCCTATGAGGCTTTCCACCAGCGTTATGTTACCCAACCCGAACCACGCAAAATAATTGAGATGCTGGTGTTGAGTGACAATTTCCCCCGCTCCGTGCGCTTCTGTGTGACGAAAGTGCGAGACATATTAGAAAGTATAGCTCAGAACAGTGAATCAGAAGGTCCGGTGAAGGCCATAGCGATTCTCAAGGAACTGACTGAGGAACTTGCAGGCATCAATACCGAATTCATCGTTCAGAAAGGAATGCACGAATATTTGATGAGTATCCAAGATAGGCTAAACGCAGCAAATGATGCGATTTTTCAAGCCTACCTCTTTCGTCCACCGGTCGACATGGAAAACGAGATCGCTTTACAGCAACAACAACAGCAACAATAGCAGCGCGTCCCAGGTCAGCGATTTTCACCTTCCTAGGTTGAAGGTGGCATGCTGCCTCGCAAGGGTAGCGGTATCTTATGTCTATTTGGATTCCCTTCAGCCTCTGCCTGCTCTCATCTGTGTTCTCTGTCATGGCAATGAAAGGCACAGCACAGACACGCCGAGCACGGTGGCTCATTGGGCTCGGTGGCTGTATCCCCGCATTCAGTGTCCTGCTCTTACCTTTTGGCTCATTTGGGGCGATACTGCGCGCCACCCTTCCACTTGGAATCATCATTTTAGGCATAGGAGGGCTCAGCTATACCAAGCTCGAACTTGTTTCAGATGAAACCAAACGCATTTACACTGCTATTCTCGGATCTATAGCCAGCCTCAGCGTCGCTGGCTGGATGCTCGTTCTCTGAGCTCTGTTTTACTCTAAGCTATTCCTACCGAATTACATAACATGCACCCGTATATTCGCCGCACTCTCGAAGCTGTCCATAAACGCAACCCAGGAGAGACAATATTTCAGCAGGCAGTCCAAGAGGTACTCGAGTCGTTGGAACAAGTCATTCAGGAACACCCAGAAATCGAAGAGCAGAATATTCTCGAACGCCTATGCGAGCCTGAACGCCAAATCGCTTTTCGCGTACCCTGGCAGACTGATACAGGCGCTTACGCAGTAAACCGTGGCTACCGGATAGAGTTCAGTAGCGCTCTGGGCCCGTATAAAGGCGGGTTGCGCTTTCACCCTTCCGTTACGGGATCGGTCATCAAATTTCTCGGATTTGAGCAGATTTTCAAAAACAGCCTAACCGGCCTACAGATCGGCGGAGGCAAAGGCGGTTCGGACTTTGATCCTAAAGGAAAAACGGACGGAGAGATCATGCGCTTCTGTCACAGCTTTATGACTGAGCTGGCTCGTCATATCGGCGAGAAGACTGATGTTCCGGCTGGCGATATTGGCGTAGGGGGTCGCGAGATAGGATTTCTATTTGGCCAGTATAAACGCCTCACAAACCGCTATGAACTGGGCGTCATCACCGGAAAACCGCCAGCCATGGGCGGATCTTATGTTAGAAAAGAAGCTACTGGCTACGGAGCAGTCTATTTCGCCAGGGAAATTTTATCTACGCAGGGGCAAGACTTCGAGGGTCAGCGTGTCGTAGTGTCTGGCTCAGGGAATGTTGCGCTCTATGCCATCCAGAAGCTACAGAGCCTCGGTGCTCAGGTAGTCGGATGCTCAGATAGCGGCGGCTCTCTGTTTGATCCAGCAGGACTCGATTTTGAAGCCCTGAAGTTGCTCAAAGAAATTGAGCGAAAGCGCCTGGTGGAATATCTCAAAATCCACGACCGTGCCGAATATCGAGCGAGCGAAAAAGTCTGGTCTATCCCCTGCGATATCGCATTCCCATGCGCTACTCAAAACGAGCTCGCACGCGAAGACGCACAATTACTCATCAAGAATGGATGCACCCTCATCTGCGAGGGCGCGAATATGCCCTGTACCCCAGAAGCCATCAAAGCCTTCGAAGAGGCCTCGGTTATACTTGCACCCGCAAAAGCGGCAAACGCCGGTGGCGTCGCGGTGAGTAACCTTGAGGTGCAACAAAATGCAAACTGGCAACAGTGGAAACCCAAGCAGGTAGACGAACAGCTCCAAACTATTATGAAGCAAATTCACAAGAACTGCCTCTTCTACGCCGAGCGCTACGGCCAAGCAGGAAATTTGATCCACGGGGCCAACATCGGAGGCTTCATTCGAGTCGCCGAAGCCATGCGAGACCTCGGCCACGTCTAAACTTCATACCGAACCACTTTTTCAGCGGCGACGAAGCGCCGCCTCCAGCGTCCTTTATGAATGGAGGGGCACGCTTTGAAGTGACCTATTGCCGAGATGAGACCAAACTGTTCAAGCAGTTGAACCCGTGCAAAATGTAAGCCCCCGTGCTATCGCAAAAAAAACACAACAACCACCGTTGCTGTGTTTTTCTAAAGAGAGAAAAGATAGACTGAAGCGTAATTACTGTCGCCCTGCTTCTTCGCGCGCTTTTGCTACGCGGATTGCTAAGCGACGCTCGCTTGCTTCAAAATTCACAGAGGCAATCCAAGCTATCAACGCAACCTTGAGGGGTCCAAGAGCGATGAGGATGCCGAGC
This window harbors:
- a CDS encoding circularly permuted type 2 ATP-grasp protein, with the translated sequence MSLIFPEHYEVGPFFDEMFEQDGSIRMHYRAFADRLNALAPDDFKRRREAIDAMFLQQGVTFTTYNDNAEGTERIFPFDMVPRIIPGNEWNVLERGLKQRITALNLFLHDIYHDQKIVKDGVIPPQYILSARHFRREFAGFNVPKDIYIHICGTDLIRDDKGEYLVLEDNCRCPSGVSYMLENRAAMKRVFPNFFPRAGVRPVEKYPDALLKTLQYITPVEKDNPTCVVLTPGVYNSAYFEHCFLARQMGIEIVEGADLVVRDFKVYMRTTDGLKQVDVIYRRIDDDFIDPSVFRPDSLLGVPGLVNAVRAGNVALANSIGTGVADDKVVYYFVPHMIKYYLDEEPILKNVETFLPSEPDDFKFIIENTEKLVIKSANEAGGYGMLIGPKETKEKVDQFREMVKREPRNFIAQHPISLSRHPTFTDEEGFGGRHIDLRPYILYGEDISIIPGGLTRVALRKGSLVVNSSQGGGSKDTWVLHPNT
- the gdhA gene encoding NADP-specific glutamate dehydrogenase, which encodes MHPYIRRTLEAVHKRNPGETIFQQAVQEVLESLEQVIQEHPEIEEQNILERLCEPERQIAFRVPWQTDTGAYAVNRGYRIEFSSALGPYKGGLRFHPSVTGSVIKFLGFEQIFKNSLTGLQIGGGKGGSDFDPKGKTDGEIMRFCHSFMTELARHIGEKTDVPAGDIGVGGREIGFLFGQYKRLTNRYELGVITGKPPAMGGSYVRKEATGYGAVYFAREILSTQGQDFEGQRVVVSGSGNVALYAIQKLQSLGAQVVGCSDSGGSLFDPAGLDFEALKLLKEIERKRLVEYLKIHDRAEYRASEKVWSIPCDIAFPCATQNELAREDAQLLIKNGCTLICEGANMPCTPEAIKAFEEASVILAPAKAANAGGVAVSNLEVQQNANWQQWKPKQVDEQLQTIMKQIHKNCLFYAERYGQAGNLIHGANIGGFIRVAEAMRDLGHV
- a CDS encoding alpha-E domain-containing protein, with product MLSRVADSLFWMSRYIERADNLARILDVNVQILLDFAQLDDAHIKEHWDPILRSVGRLEQFEEQYDHANSHTVTEFLTFSRDNPESVVSCLCSARENARMIRDQISSELWEAINEMYIFLRSASAMQVWEQGAYAFYSRIMRESYLVQGLMAATFPQDVRNNFFVLGRFLERAFKVTQILDTKYHILLPQVSDVGGAVDTVQWGAVLKSCSAYEAFHQRYVTQPEPRKIIEMLVLSDNFPRSVRFCVTKVRDILESIAQNSESEGPVKAIAILKELTEELAGINTEFIVQKGMHEYLMSIQDRLNAANDAIFQAYLFRPPVDMENEIALQQQQQQQ
- a CDS encoding AhpC/TSA family protein — its product is MKTVLLILATLSTFSAHAAVPNDASAARPLAIGDTVPDVSVRSFSGESLSLSEITSEKPTMLIFYRGGWCPYCNRHLADVQKLKDTIDGMGFQVIALSPDRPEKIKEAMEAESLGYQLYSDSAADAMKAFGVAFKLDTDLVSTYKNEYGIDIESDSGMTHHILPVPALCLIGTDGKINFAHFDPNYRERLKAATILAELKRVRALELR